The region GCCTCGGGGCCGCAGAGAAACCATTCGTCGACGCAAGTCGGATCGATGAGCGTCGTCAGCAGCTGTCGCGTTTTTTCCTTGTCGATGCGGCCGTTGAACAGGTCGATCTCGCCCTGCTCCCGACTCAGGATGTGGTAAACCCGGAAACGCGTCAGAAACTTATTTTTCAGCCCTTCGATGGCCTCTTTGAAAATGATCGTGTTGCGCCCCCGGTTGCCGTACACCAGCGTTACGTCGCTGTGCGGTTCCGCCTGCAGGAGGGTTTTCAGAATGGAAAAAACCGGCGTGATGCCACTCCCTGCCGCAAAGGCGACGTAGTGCCGCGCCCGTTCGGGCTGCAGAGGCGTGTAAAATTTACCCTGCGGTGGCAGTACGTCCAGCGTCTCCCCGACCTGGAGCGAGTCGACCACCTCACCGGAAAAGCGCCCCTGCGGAACGCGCTTGATCGCCACCTTCCACTCGCCGTCGAGCGGGCTGCTGCACAGCGAATAAGAGCGGCGCAGTTCTTCGCCCTGTACCTGCCGCCGGAACGTCAGGTACTGCCCCTGCGTAAAGCGAAAGCGATCGCGCCACGCGGGCGGCACGTCCAGCGTGAGCGACAGACAATCGGGCGTCTCGCGCGCGATGTGCTTGATGGTCAGCGGATAAAATCGGCTCATTTTTCCAGTCCTTTCATCAAAAGGGTGACGATGTCGTCTTCCAGGGCTTCGGGCGAGATGTCCCGCTCCGGCCGGTACCACAACTCTACCCAGCGCACCGCCGACAGCAGCGTAAACAGCGCCACCGATACGTGCAGCGGCTGCAATTCGCCCTGCGCCATGCCCTCTTCAATCAGGGCGGCCAACCGCCGTTCGTACAAGCGACGCGCCTCCAGAAACGTCGCTCGTTTCTCGCCGGTGAGGTATTTCCAATCGTGGTTGGCGACCGCGACGGCATCGCCCTGTTCAATCACCAGGCGCACGTGCAGCCGCAGCAAAGCCCTGATTTTTTCCACGTAGGTCCCCGGCTGCTGTTCAATTTCCGTCAGATGTGCGATGTACTGATCGGCTACCTGAAAGCAGATCTGCTCCAGAATCTCGTCTTTGGAGCGAATGTGGTTGTACATGCTGGCCGCTTCCATACCGACTTGCTCGGCCAGATCGCGCATCGACGTGCCGCCAAATCCTTTTTCTTTGAAAAGGCGCGCGGCTTCGTCGAGGATGTGCTGCCGCCGATTTTTTTTCACCACGGAAAGATCGCTCATGCCGGAAAGGTTTCGTGAGGGCTGAAGTAATATAGCTGTTTCTCTTTAAACTAACAAACGTTAGTTAGTGCTTGAATCAAACTGTTGGACGAGTGCCCCACAATCCTGATCTTACATACAAAACTCCTTGTGCTGAGACGATGACGGAATCTGACCTACGTGCTGCCCAACGACGCCACGTCTTCTACAACCAGGCGGTCAACGTGACCTGGGCACTGCTGGGCTTCGCGCCGCTCTGCGGATTCTGGCTCCAGGCCTGGCATCCCGGCTGGTTCACACTGCTGGCCATCGTCAGTGCGCTGGGGTGGTGGCTTCCCGCTTCAGTCTGGCAATGGGGACAGACGCCCGAAGCGTACCACCGCCTCGGCCTGCGAACGGTCAAGCGCTTCACGCAGGACGGGGATTTGATCCATCGGGCACTCCGCCGGAAGTTTCCCCAGTACCGCCCGGCCGATCCTGCACGGCTGATCCGCCGCACCCTGACGACCGGACGCGTCAACGAAACGTTTCATCAACTCTGCTTCCTCTTTTTTCTGCTGAGCAGCGGCTACGCCCTCGGGCGGGGTAGCGTGGGCTGGGCCGCGTGGATCACCGTCGCGAACGTCGTGTTCAACCTCTACCCCATCTTTTTACAGCAGTACAACCGCCTCCGGCTCCACCGATTGCGTGCCCGGTATCCGGCCGCTTTCTGACGCGGCGGTGCGCGCGTAACATTTCGGGTACGGAGCGTGGCGGACGCACGCATTTTATCCCTGTATGATGTTTTTGGTCTGATTTGGTTTTTCTGTCCGATAGCAATAGCTTTCGGCAAAGAGAGCCGTATCTTTACCCTTCCGATTTATCTACAAGCCACCGATCTACTATACCGAAGGTGTATCCGAAGTCGTTCTCTAACCAGCACCTCTGATCACACTTTTTCCTTCAAACGATTTCACCATGTCACAAACGGTCATTGGTCTGTTCGACCATGAATTTAGCGCCCAACAGGCTGTGAAGGAGCTGCTGCGGGTGGGCTTTCTGCGCGACAACATTGACCTGACGCGCCACGCCACGGCTGGCAGCGCCAAGGAAGAGGCCGACGCCCGAACCGATACGGTCCTGGACAGTCTGATGCGTTTTTTTAGCGCACTGCTCGACGACGAAGAGGAAGTGAGTCGCCACGCCCGCGCCGTACGCCACGTCAGCTCGTTGGTGGTGGTCCACACAAAATCGTCGGACGAATCGCGACGCGCCTCCGAAATTCTGGACCTGTTCGGCGCGGTCGACGTGAACGAACGCGCCGTGCTGGAGAAAAAAATTCTGGCCAAAGGGCCGCGCATCCGCAGCCTGATCATCAAACGGGGCGTTGGCGACGACGTGCGGCTGTCGGAATAGCGTTCCGGCTCTCCGCAGCAACGGGTACCTTTGCCGCTACACCGCTGACTTTAAGGTATGCTGGCTCTTAAACTGAAGATTTTCACCTGGCTGGTAACGCTGCAGACGTTCTTCTGCGGATGCCATGCCGACCGACGCCACGGCGACTTCGCGCGCAACCGCGGCACCTACGTCCACACCCGCATCGGCCGCCTGGCCCCGGAAATTCCGGAGAGTTCGGGACTGGCGGTGTGGAACGACTCGCTGCTGCTCACCCACAACGACAGTGGCAACGGACCCGATTTGTTTGTGATCAGCCACACGGGCGCGCTGCAAGACCGTTTTGCGCTCGAGGTGCCGAACAAGGACTGGGAAGAACTGACCCGTGACACCCGGGGGCGGACCTACGTCGGCGATACGGGCAACAACCGGAATCAACGTCAGGATCTGGCCATTCATGTGCTGGACGAAGCCACGCGCACGCTACAGGGCAGCATCCGGTTCCGCTACCCTGATCAGACGGCCTTCCCGCCCCCCGGCGATTCGCTTAACTTCGATTGCGAAGCGTTTTTTGCCTGGCAGGACAGCCTCTACCTGTTTTCCAAAAACCGCGGCAAAGGGCCGGTGAAGCTTTACCGCCTGCCCCAGACGCCCGGTGAGTACGTGGCCGAGCTGGTGGACACGCACCCCATCAAAGGCTTGATTACGGCCGCCGACGTCAGTCCCGACGGACAACGGTTTGCGTTGCTTTCGTACGGGATGATCTACCTTTTCGACATTGCACACGGAACGATCAATTTCGACCAGCCGCGCCAGTGCCTGCGCTTCCCGAACGCGGGCCAGTCGGAGTCGCTGGTGTTTCTGACCCCGACCGATTTCCTGGTAGGCAACGAACAGGGGCGGCTGTTTCACTGGTGCCGGAAAGACGCCGCCGACCGGCCGTAATCGGTAATGCGCCGCCCAACCGGGTGCATCCGGGAGAGATTCTTCCGGAATTTATACGACATCAGCCCCAAAATCCTAACTTCTGCCCAACCGGGGTAACGTCCTTTGCGTGCCATCTCCGAACTTTCTCTTTTGTAATTTATTCTTCCGACGTTCGCTAAGTACCGTACCGATGATTACTGCGCCTTCCCCTGTCTCCCAACGTCGCCTCCGCACCCGCTGGCTGTGGTGCGTACTGGGATGGCTGGTGGCGTGCGGGGCACAGGCGCAGACGCTCCCCCACCCGTTTCGTACCTTTTCGGTCGAGGACGGGCTGTCGCAGGAGGTGGTGACGGCCCTGTTGCAGGATCGGCAGGGGTTTCTGTGGATCGGCACCCAGAACGGGCTGAACCGCTACGACGCCTACGATTTCACGCAGTTCCATCATGTGCCCGACGATTCGCTGTCGCTGGCCGGTGATTTTATCCGCTGCCTGGCCGAAGACGAGCACGGCTTGCTCTGGATCGGTACGGACGGCCACGGCCTGTGTACGTACGACCGTCGCCTGCAACAGTTCCGCACCCTGCCGCTTTACACCACTCTGATGCCCAGCCAGCAGATCCTTTGCCTGCAACCCGACGGGCGCGGTTCGGTCTGGATCGGCACGGACCGGGGACTGATCCGCTTCGACCTTCGGACGGAGGAGCTGGTGCCGTTTCCGCTGCCCGAGCTCGGCAAACCCGAAGCGCAGGGCATTCAGCAACTTGCGCAGGACCACCGGGGCAACCTCTGGATCGGCACGGAACGGGGGCTGATCCGTCTGGACTCGACCCGCCGCACCCGCCACCACTTTCAGCACCGCCCTGACGACGCGCGTTCGCTGGGCGACAATACCATTTTCGCGGTGCACGAATCGCGTACGGGCGATCTCCTGATCGGCACGGCGCAGGGCCTGGATGTGTTTCATCCGGCGACGGAAACCTTCACCCACCACACGTTTCGAACCGATGCGCTCAACGCCCACCTCGCCGACCTGTTCGTCGGAGACGAAATCAACGCCATTGCCGAAGACTCGACCGGTACCTACTGGCTGGGGACGTTCGGCGGCGGCCTGATTCGGTTCGATCCACGTACCCGGCAAAGCGAGCGCCTCATGCACCACCCGGACAGTAGCGGCGGGCTCACCAGCAACCACATCTACACGCTGCTGACCGACCGTGCGGGCCTGCTGTGGATCGGCACGTACGGCGGCGGGCTGGCGCAACTCAACCTGACCGAAATCCGCTTCCATCACCTCCGCCACCGGCCGGGCGCCACGGCTTCGCTGCCCAGCGACGAGGTGTATGCCGTCTGGGAAGACTCGACACGTGCGGTCTGGATCGGCACCGACAACGGGCTGTGTCGCTACCAGCCTCAGAAGAACGAATACACTACCTGGCGTAACGCGCCCGACGACCCGCTGAGCCTGAGCGGCGACACGATTTTCAGTGTGGTGCAGGATGCACAGGGCTATTTGTGGGTCGGTACGCAAAACAGCGGCCTGAACCGCTCGACTCATCCCACCTGGCTGGGCACCCCGCTTCGCTTTCGGCGCTACTCGTCCACCACCACGACTGCCAACCGCCACCTGGTGAGCAACAAAATCCTGACCCTCTACCCGGAACGCGACGGCACCGTCTGGGTCGGGACGCAACAGGGCGTTAACCACATCAGCGCGGGCGGACGCGTTGTGGCCCGCTACCAGCACCAGCCGGCCGATTCGTTGTCGCTGAGCGACAATGCCGTTTTTTGTTTTTTCCGCGACCGTCAGGGCACCCTCTGGGCCGGTACGGGGCAGGGCCTCAGCTACTTCGACGCCGCACAAAACACGTTTTTGCCGCTGCGGCTGGCGCATACGCCCGCATTTTCCACCAGCACGTGTTACGCCATTGCCGAAGACCAGGACGGCAACTTGTGGCTGGGAAGCGACCGGGGACTCTACCAGCTCGACCCGGCCCGTACGCAGTTGCGCACGTACACCACAGAACACGGCCTTCCCTACAACGTGGTGTTCGGGGTAGTGCCCGATCAGGACGGCGCACTCTGGCTCAGCACCAACAAAGGCCTGAGCCGCTTCGCCCCCCTAGCGGCCGAAGAACGCATGGCGTTTGTCAATTACAACACGCCGAACGGGCTGCCGTGCGAGGCCTTCAACATCGGGGCCTGGCACCGGGGTCACGACGGAGCGCTGTATTTCGGCTGCACAGAAGGCGTCACCTGGTTTCAGCCCGATCAGGTCCGTGGCAACGCCTACGTGCCGCCCGTGTACATCACCGGATTCCAGCTTTTTTACGAACCCGTTCCCATCACCACCGACGGCAGCTCGCCGCTTTCGCAGTCCATCAGCACCACCGACGCCATCCGGCTCAACTACCGCCAAAATGTGCTCGACTTTACCTTCACGGCCCTGAACTACCTCGAAAGTGACCAGAACCAGTACGCTTACATGCTGGAAAACTTCGACGAGCGCTGGAGTTACGTGCGTGGCAAACGCAACGCGACTTATACCAACCTCGATCCGGGCACGTACGTGTTCCGCGTGAAGGCCTCCAACAACGACGGCGTCTGGAACGAAACCGGCACGGCCCTGCGCATCATCATCCCGCCGCCCTTCTACCAGACCGCCTGGTTTTATGTGCTGGTGGCACTGGTAGCCACCAGCGGCATTGCGCTGTTGATTCACGTCCGTACGCGCGCCCTCCAGCGCAACAAGCGCGTGCTGGAACAACGCGTGCAGGAACGCACCGAAGAAGTATTGGCCCAGAAAGAAAAGCTGGAACGCACCCTGGAGCACCTGAAGGCCACGCAATTGCAACTGGTCGAGTCGGAAAAGATGGCTTCGCTGGGGCAACTGACAGCGGGCGTGGCGCACGAAATCAACAACCCGATCAACTTCGTCAGCGGGAACGTGACGCCGCTGCAGCGCGACATCCGCGACCTGCTGGCGATTCTTCAACAGTACGAACAGGCCGTAGCACAGCAGCAGTTGAACGGAGCCTTCGCCCAGGTAGAGTCGCTGAAGCGGGAACTCGACTTTCCGTTTCTGATCGAGGAGATCCATCACCTGCTCGACGGCATTGCCGAAGGCGCGCAACGTACCGCCACCATTGTCCGGGGGCTGAAAAACTTCTCGCGGCTCGACGAAGACGACCTCAAACCGACCGACCTCCACGAAGGCCTCGACTCGACGCTGCTGATTCTCAACCACGAACTGCGCCGCAAACGCATCAACGTAGAGTCTTCGCACGATTCTCTGCCGCAGGTCTGGGGGTATCCGGGGCAACTCAACCAGGTGTTCATGAACATTCTGACCAATGCCATTCAGGCCATCGGACAGCAGGGAACCATCTTCATCACCACCCGCTACCACGCCGCTACCGACGAGGTGTCCATCTCCGTGTGCGATACGGGGCAGGGTATGCCCGAGGAAGTGAAACGCCGCATTTTCGAGCCGTTTTTCACAACCAAGGAGGTGGGCGTCGGGACGGGCCTGGGACTTTCGATCACCTTCGGCATTGTGGAAAAACACCACGGACGCATCGAAGTACACAGCACGCCCGGGGTAGGGACCGAGTTCATCGTCTACCTGCCGGTGCGCCAATCGGTAGCTTAATGCTGCAGCCCTTGCGGTCGCGTCGCCCAGGGCTGGCGTTGACACAGGTCAGGTTGGTCTAATTTTTCACTTCATACGGGATAGGCACACCCATTTAACTCTCTGACAATCAAGCTAAAACAGGAGATCTATTCCTGAAAGCTTCAATTTGGTCTAAATAAATCCAAGTTTCTGCCGGAAACCGATTCGGCACAGGAACGTTCGACTCCATCTTCCGTAAATTTACGAGAAGACATGCGCTTGGTCTTCCGTGGGCTGGTTTATGCCCATCCGGTTACACAACACCTTCCCCTTTTCAAGCCAGGTATTGTGCCCCCGGTCACCGCTGCCAGCAACCGTCTATTTTCCTGTCCATGATGTGGTGTATGGCGCGCGATCAAGCCGCTGCACCGCGCGCTTTTTTATCAAACCTCTCCTATGATGCACCTTTTTACCGCTGCTCTTTCCTTCTTCTCTACTCTATTTCTCCGTTTCGCTGCCGGGCTGCTGCTCGGCGTCCTGCTGCTGACGGGCGCGATGGCGCAATCGGCGGGAACGTGGTATCCGGTCGATGTGAACGGCGTCAATCCTGAAAAGCGCCATGAATCGTCGTTCGTGGAGGTAAACGGTAAATTCTACCTGATTGGCGGACGCGGCACCCGCACCGTGCAGGTCTACGATCCGCAGACCCAACAGTGGAGCAACGCCCAAACCTCAACCAACAACATTCACCACTTTCAGGCGGTGGCGTATCAGGGGAAGATCTACATTTTCAACGCGCTGCAGGGCAACGGCCCCGACGAAGATCCGGTGACGAACGTACTGATGTACGACCCGGTCGCTGACCAGATGACGACTGGCGCGGCCGTCCCGACCCACCGGCAGCGAGGCGGCGGTGGCGTGGTGCTCTATCAGGGGAAATTCTACCTCGTGGCGGGGAATCGCAACGGCCACCGGGCCTTTCTCGACGACGGCGTGACCCCTGCCAATGTAGCCTGGTTCGACAGTTACGACCCGGCTACGAACCAGTGGGCTACTCTGCCCGATGCACCGCACGCACGCGACCACTTCCACGCGGCCGTAATTGGCGACAAGCTCTACGTGGCCGGCGGGCGGCGCTCACGCGACGGCACGTCCGACGGCATCTGGAAGGACACCGAAGCGGCCGTTGACGTCTACGACTTTGCACAAAACCGCTGGCTGAACACCGGAGAAAGCCCGCAGAATCTGCCCACGCAACGCGCCGGAGCCGCCGTCGTGGTGATCGGTTCGGAACTGCTGGTGATCGGCGGCGAAATCGACAACGCGCCGAGCAACCTGGCGCTCAAAACCACCGAAGCCCTCAATCCGCTGAACGGCACCTGGCGTGCGCTGGCCAACCTGAACCTGGGCCGCCACGCCTCGCAGGCGATTCTGTATAACGGCGACGTTTACCTTCCGGCCGGTTCCAAAACGAAGGGCGGCACCGAAATCACCTACGCCGAGACGTTCATGGAAGTGTTGTCGTTCGATGGTCCGCCAAACGCCCCGACGACTTACCCTACCTGGACGACGGTGAGCAACGCCCCCATTCCCCGTTCGGAGGCGCAGGTGGTGGAATACAACGGCGAACTTTACTTTTTCAACGGGTTCGCACCCAACATCAAGATTGAAAATTCGTGTGCGAAGTACGATCCGGTGCAGAATGCATGGACGGCGCTGGCCCCGATGCCCAACCAACCGAACGGCAAGCCCTGGGCGGTTACGCACAACGGCATTGCGCTGGTGAGCGATACGGTCTGGATCGTCGGCGGACGGGTAGGCGACAACCCCGGCCCGGTGACGAACCGCGTCTGGTGGTATAAAATCTCCACCAACAGTTGGCACGAAGGTCCGGCCCTTCCCCTCCCGGCGGGCGGCGGCGGCCTGGGACGCCTCGGGCGGAAGCTGCATTACGTAGGAGGATTCGACGGCAACGCGTCCTGTGATGTGGATCATCACCTGGTATACGACCTCGATCAGCCAGCGGCGGGGTGGCAGTTGCAACCAGCGTCGCCCATGCCTGACGCGCGTAACCACTTTGGTACCGTGGTCATGA is a window of Catalinimonas alkaloidigena DNA encoding:
- the paaE gene encoding 1,2-phenylacetyl-CoA epoxidase subunit PaaE, producing the protein MSRFYPLTIKHIARETPDCLSLTLDVPPAWRDRFRFTQGQYLTFRRQVQGEELRRSYSLCSSPLDGEWKVAIKRVPQGRFSGEVVDSLQVGETLDVLPPQGKFYTPLQPERARHYVAFAAGSGITPVFSILKTLLQAEPHSDVTLVYGNRGRNTIIFKEAIEGLKNKFLTRFRVYHILSREQGEIDLFNGRIDKEKTRQLLTTLIDPTCVDEWFLCGPEAMIHDVRAELSARGIPPARVHFELFTTSRAATPSARRPAVTPHPDDAKRRVECHLDGRVVQLDLSYYGDTILEAALARGIDLPYSCKGGMCSTCRAKVLAGQVEMDVNYALDAEEVAAGYVLTCQARPLTEKVVLDYDQ
- a CDS encoding TetR/AcrR family transcriptional regulator; protein product: MSDLSVVKKNRRQHILDEAARLFKEKGFGGTSMRDLAEQVGMEAASMYNHIRSKDEILEQICFQVADQYIAHLTEIEQQPGTYVEKIRALLRLHVRLVIEQGDAVAVANHDWKYLTGEKRATFLEARRLYERRLAALIEEGMAQGELQPLHVSVALFTLLSAVRWVELWYRPERDISPEALEDDIVTLLMKGLEK
- a CDS encoding two-component regulator propeller domain-containing protein, encoding MITAPSPVSQRRLRTRWLWCVLGWLVACGAQAQTLPHPFRTFSVEDGLSQEVVTALLQDRQGFLWIGTQNGLNRYDAYDFTQFHHVPDDSLSLAGDFIRCLAEDEHGLLWIGTDGHGLCTYDRRLQQFRTLPLYTTLMPSQQILCLQPDGRGSVWIGTDRGLIRFDLRTEELVPFPLPELGKPEAQGIQQLAQDHRGNLWIGTERGLIRLDSTRRTRHHFQHRPDDARSLGDNTIFAVHESRTGDLLIGTAQGLDVFHPATETFTHHTFRTDALNAHLADLFVGDEINAIAEDSTGTYWLGTFGGGLIRFDPRTRQSERLMHHPDSSGGLTSNHIYTLLTDRAGLLWIGTYGGGLAQLNLTEIRFHHLRHRPGATASLPSDEVYAVWEDSTRAVWIGTDNGLCRYQPQKNEYTTWRNAPDDPLSLSGDTIFSVVQDAQGYLWVGTQNSGLNRSTHPTWLGTPLRFRRYSSTTTTANRHLVSNKILTLYPERDGTVWVGTQQGVNHISAGGRVVARYQHQPADSLSLSDNAVFCFFRDRQGTLWAGTGQGLSYFDAAQNTFLPLRLAHTPAFSTSTCYAIAEDQDGNLWLGSDRGLYQLDPARTQLRTYTTEHGLPYNVVFGVVPDQDGALWLSTNKGLSRFAPLAAEERMAFVNYNTPNGLPCEAFNIGAWHRGHDGALYFGCTEGVTWFQPDQVRGNAYVPPVYITGFQLFYEPVPITTDGSSPLSQSISTTDAIRLNYRQNVLDFTFTALNYLESDQNQYAYMLENFDERWSYVRGKRNATYTNLDPGTYVFRVKASNNDGVWNETGTALRIIIPPPFYQTAWFYVLVALVATSGIALLIHVRTRALQRNKRVLEQRVQERTEEVLAQKEKLERTLEHLKATQLQLVESEKMASLGQLTAGVAHEINNPINFVSGNVTPLQRDIRDLLAILQQYEQAVAQQQLNGAFAQVESLKRELDFPFLIEEIHHLLDGIAEGAQRTATIVRGLKNFSRLDEDDLKPTDLHEGLDSTLLILNHELRRKRINVESSHDSLPQVWGYPGQLNQVFMNILTNAIQAIGQQGTIFITTRYHAATDEVSISVCDTGQGMPEEVKRRIFEPFFTTKEVGVGTGLGLSITFGIVEKHHGRIEVHSTPGVGTEFIVYLPVRQSVA